A region of Oncorhynchus masou masou isolate Uvic2021 chromosome 29, UVic_Omas_1.1, whole genome shotgun sequence DNA encodes the following proteins:
- the LOC135519394 gene encoding enhancer of polycomb homolog 2-like isoform X1, whose protein sequence is MSKLSFRARALDAAKPLPIYRNKDLPDLNDCVSINRAVPQMPTGMEKEEESEHHLQRAISAQSVFREKKENMVIPVPEAESNITYYDRLYKGELRIPKQLFHIQPLGLDNEQPDYDMDSEDETLLNRLNRKMEIKPIQFETMVDRLEKASTNQLVTITEAKLLLNEDDYLLKSVYDYWVRKRKNCQGPSLIPLIKQEKRDGSTNNDAYVAFRRRTEKMQTRKNRKNDEASYEKMLKLRREFSRTVTILEMIKRREKSKRELLHLTLEVVEKRYQMGDFTGEVLSEVTAPLAEKPVYTAPITLMNGNRHNHKAEIKAHKSGSLQHHGHHHVSVKDEDPFDFVRPKKKYARRDPLCRPGRPTKRQHIVNKADIKQYDFHSSGEEEEEDYPLSPPSEPDEENDPDGAFAFRRKAGCHYLAPIVDLSSGLLWDHPEIAGLDALRHRHSLTALSVPKRCVGLARRRVGRGGRNLLDRASSDLDIALKQLDSAVTTSSPFNRPCAPDLTDPWPSSQNHRTMPGSASSLADIVSNIQALRWRCFRPRPTQGDGSGDTRTGRSSMDTTLSGGLLVHSKRSGKGGITEEQYQVHQQALAQMQKQQLKAAPPQQPSSLSEQQNTQVHTPSFTSSKITTSGSTDCIISKTLDSASAHFAASAVISASGQVNNENKSHNTSINGVIQTLGTSRPLHSTSTSQSGTGLDRSGLTSSSGGPLLPAHSTSSSPQSLPNHRGHGSAVSPAHHHHNARPSAPSPSALKLATVAASSLDRVAMVTPASAIGSMARDTHEPERHTLNGISETTVPMEVT, encoded by the exons ATGAGTAAACTATCGTTCCGAGCGCGAGCGCTAGACGCCGCCAAACCTCTCCCCATATACCGCAACAAAGACCTTCCAGACCTAAATGACTGCGTTTCGATCAACCGGGCTGTGCCGCAGATGCCTACGGGGATGGAAAAAGAAGAAGAATCG gaGCACCATCTCCAGAGGGCCATCTCTGCTCAGTCGGTTTTCAGGGAAAAGAAGGAGAACATGGTCATCCCGGTGCCGGAGGCGGAGAGCAACATCACTTACTACGACCGTCTCTATAAAGGAGAGCTCAGGATCCCCAAACAGCTCTTCCACATCCAGC CCCTGGGTCTGGATAATGAGCAGCCAGACTATGACATGGACTCAGAGGATGAGACTCTCCTCAACAGGCTCAACCGCAAGATGGAAATCAAACCCATACAGTTTGAGACCATGGTAGACAGGTTGGAGAAAGCCAGCACAAACCAG CTGGTCACTATCACAGAGGCCAAACTGCTACTGAACGAGGATGACTACCTCCTGAAGTCAGTGTACGACTACTgggtgaggaagaggaagaactgCCAAGGCCCGTCGCTCATCCCCCTCATCAAGCAGGAGAAGAGAGACGGCTCCACCAACAACGACGCCTATGTGGCCTTCAGACGGCGCACAGAGAAGATGCAGACCAGGAAG AACCGTAAGAATGACGAGGCGTCCTATGAAAAGATGCTGAAGCTCCGGAGGGAGTTCAGCCGCACGGTCACCATCCTGGAGATGataaagaggagggagaagagcaagagagagctgcTGCACCTCACACTGGAGGTGGTGGAGAAAAG ATATCAGATGGGTGACTTTACGGGTGAAGTCCTCAGTGAGGTGACGGCCCCTCTGGCTGAGAAGCCCGTCTACACTGCTCCAATCACTCTAATGAACGGGAACCGCCATAACCATAAAGCTGAGATCAAG GCGCACAAATCCGGTAGTCTCCAGCACCATGGGCACCACCACGTCTCGGTGAAGGACGAGGATCCCTTTGACTTTGTCAGACCAAAGAAGAAGTACGCCAGGCGGGACCCCTTGTGCCGCCCTGGCAGGCCCACCAAGCGCCAGCACATCGTTAACAAGGCTGATATTAAACAGTATGACTTCCACagctctggagaggaggaggaggaggactaccCACTG TCTCCACCATCAGAACCAGATGAGGAGAATGATCCAGATGGTGCATTTGCCTTCAGAAGGAAAGCAGGCTGTCATTACCTTGCT CCCATTGTGGACCTGAGCTCTGGCCTTCTGTGGGATCACCCTGAGATAGCAGGGCTGGATGCCCTGCGACACCGTCACTCCCTTACTGCCCTCTCTGTACCCAAACGCTGTGTGGGACTGGCACGCAGAAGGGTGGGGCGAGGTGGCAG GAACCTGTTGGATCGGGCTTCATCAGACCTGGACATCGCATTAAAGCAGCTGGACTCAGCCGTCACCACATCCTCCCCCTTCAACAGGCCTTGTGCTCCAGACCTTACTGATCCCTGGCCTTCCTCACAGAACCACAGAACTATGCCTGGCTCTGCCTCGTCACTGGCAGACATCGTGAGCAACATCCAGGCTCTGAGGTGGCGCTGTTTCAGACCTAGGCCCACCCAGGGTGACGGCAGTGGTGACACGAGGACGGGCAGATCTTCCATGGATACCACGTTGTCTGGAGGGCTGTTGGTTCACTCCAAGAGAAGTGGCAAAG gaggcatcacagaggAGCAGTACCAGGTCCATCAGCAGGCTCTGGCCCAGATGCAGAAACAGCAGCTGAAAGCTGCTCCTCCCCAGCAGCCTTCCTCACTGTCAGAGCAACaaaacacacaagtacacacaccgTCTTTCACCTCTTCAAAGATAACT ACTTCTGGCTCCACTGATTGCATCATATCGAAGACTCTGGACTCGGCTAGCGCCCATTTTGCGGCATCAGCTGTCATCAGTGCATCAGGCCAGGTCAACAATGAGAACAAATCACACAATACCAGCATCAATGGGGTCATCCAGACTTTGG GGACCTCCAGACCTCTTCACTCCACCAGCACATCCCAGAGCGGCACAGGGTTGGACAGGTCAGGTCTTACCTCCTCCAGCGGAGGCCCTCTGCTACCTGcccactccacctcctcctcgCCTCAGTCTCTGCCCAACCACCGAGGCCACGGCAGTGCTGTCTCCCCTGCCCATCACCACCACAACGCCAGACCCTCTGCCCCCTCGCCGTCTGCCTTA
- the LOC135519394 gene encoding enhancer of polycomb homolog 2-like isoform X2, whose product MSKLSFRARALDAAKPLPIYRNKDLPDLNDCVSINRAVPQMPTGMEKEEESEHHLQRAISAQSVFREKKENMVIPVPEAESNITYYDRLYKGELRIPKQLFHIQPLGLDNEQPDYDMDSEDETLLNRLNRKMEIKPIQFETMVDRLEKASTNQLVTITEAKLLLNEDDYLLKSVYDYWVRKRKNCQGPSLIPLIKQEKRDGSTNNDAYVAFRRRTEKMQTRKNRKNDEASYEKMLKLRREFSRTVTILEMIKRREKSKRELLHLTLEVVEKRYQMGDFTGEVLSEVTAPLAEKPVYTAPITLMNGNRHNHKAEIKAHKSGSLQHHGHHHVSVKDEDPFDFVRPKKKYARRDPLCRPGRPTKRQHIVNKADIKQYDFHSSGEEEEEDYPLSPPSEPDEENDPDGAFAFRRKAGCHYLAPIVDLSSGLLWDHPEIAGLDALRHRHSLTALSVPKRCVGLARRRVGRGGRNLLDRASSDLDIALKQLDSAVTTSSPFNRPCAPDLTDPWPSSQNHRTMPGSASSLADIVSNIQALRWRCFRPRPTQGDGSGDTRTGRSSMDTTLSGGLLVHSKRSGKGGITEEQYQVHQQALAQMQKQQLKAAPPQQPSSLSEQQNTQTSGSTDCIISKTLDSASAHFAASAVISASGQVNNENKSHNTSINGVIQTLGTSRPLHSTSTSQSGTGLDRSGLTSSSGGPLLPAHSTSSSPQSLPNHRGHGSAVSPAHHHHNARPSAPSPSALKLATVAASSLDRVAMVTPASAIGSMARDTHEPERHTLNGISETTVPMEVT is encoded by the exons ATGAGTAAACTATCGTTCCGAGCGCGAGCGCTAGACGCCGCCAAACCTCTCCCCATATACCGCAACAAAGACCTTCCAGACCTAAATGACTGCGTTTCGATCAACCGGGCTGTGCCGCAGATGCCTACGGGGATGGAAAAAGAAGAAGAATCG gaGCACCATCTCCAGAGGGCCATCTCTGCTCAGTCGGTTTTCAGGGAAAAGAAGGAGAACATGGTCATCCCGGTGCCGGAGGCGGAGAGCAACATCACTTACTACGACCGTCTCTATAAAGGAGAGCTCAGGATCCCCAAACAGCTCTTCCACATCCAGC CCCTGGGTCTGGATAATGAGCAGCCAGACTATGACATGGACTCAGAGGATGAGACTCTCCTCAACAGGCTCAACCGCAAGATGGAAATCAAACCCATACAGTTTGAGACCATGGTAGACAGGTTGGAGAAAGCCAGCACAAACCAG CTGGTCACTATCACAGAGGCCAAACTGCTACTGAACGAGGATGACTACCTCCTGAAGTCAGTGTACGACTACTgggtgaggaagaggaagaactgCCAAGGCCCGTCGCTCATCCCCCTCATCAAGCAGGAGAAGAGAGACGGCTCCACCAACAACGACGCCTATGTGGCCTTCAGACGGCGCACAGAGAAGATGCAGACCAGGAAG AACCGTAAGAATGACGAGGCGTCCTATGAAAAGATGCTGAAGCTCCGGAGGGAGTTCAGCCGCACGGTCACCATCCTGGAGATGataaagaggagggagaagagcaagagagagctgcTGCACCTCACACTGGAGGTGGTGGAGAAAAG ATATCAGATGGGTGACTTTACGGGTGAAGTCCTCAGTGAGGTGACGGCCCCTCTGGCTGAGAAGCCCGTCTACACTGCTCCAATCACTCTAATGAACGGGAACCGCCATAACCATAAAGCTGAGATCAAG GCGCACAAATCCGGTAGTCTCCAGCACCATGGGCACCACCACGTCTCGGTGAAGGACGAGGATCCCTTTGACTTTGTCAGACCAAAGAAGAAGTACGCCAGGCGGGACCCCTTGTGCCGCCCTGGCAGGCCCACCAAGCGCCAGCACATCGTTAACAAGGCTGATATTAAACAGTATGACTTCCACagctctggagaggaggaggaggaggactaccCACTG TCTCCACCATCAGAACCAGATGAGGAGAATGATCCAGATGGTGCATTTGCCTTCAGAAGGAAAGCAGGCTGTCATTACCTTGCT CCCATTGTGGACCTGAGCTCTGGCCTTCTGTGGGATCACCCTGAGATAGCAGGGCTGGATGCCCTGCGACACCGTCACTCCCTTACTGCCCTCTCTGTACCCAAACGCTGTGTGGGACTGGCACGCAGAAGGGTGGGGCGAGGTGGCAG GAACCTGTTGGATCGGGCTTCATCAGACCTGGACATCGCATTAAAGCAGCTGGACTCAGCCGTCACCACATCCTCCCCCTTCAACAGGCCTTGTGCTCCAGACCTTACTGATCCCTGGCCTTCCTCACAGAACCACAGAACTATGCCTGGCTCTGCCTCGTCACTGGCAGACATCGTGAGCAACATCCAGGCTCTGAGGTGGCGCTGTTTCAGACCTAGGCCCACCCAGGGTGACGGCAGTGGTGACACGAGGACGGGCAGATCTTCCATGGATACCACGTTGTCTGGAGGGCTGTTGGTTCACTCCAAGAGAAGTGGCAAAG gaggcatcacagaggAGCAGTACCAGGTCCATCAGCAGGCTCTGGCCCAGATGCAGAAACAGCAGCTGAAAGCTGCTCCTCCCCAGCAGCCTTCCTCACTGTCAGAGCAACaaaacacacaa ACTTCTGGCTCCACTGATTGCATCATATCGAAGACTCTGGACTCGGCTAGCGCCCATTTTGCGGCATCAGCTGTCATCAGTGCATCAGGCCAGGTCAACAATGAGAACAAATCACACAATACCAGCATCAATGGGGTCATCCAGACTTTGG GGACCTCCAGACCTCTTCACTCCACCAGCACATCCCAGAGCGGCACAGGGTTGGACAGGTCAGGTCTTACCTCCTCCAGCGGAGGCCCTCTGCTACCTGcccactccacctcctcctcgCCTCAGTCTCTGCCCAACCACCGAGGCCACGGCAGTGCTGTCTCCCCTGCCCATCACCACCACAACGCCAGACCCTCTGCCCCCTCGCCGTCTGCCTTA
- the LOC135519394 gene encoding enhancer of polycomb homolog 2-like isoform X3: MSKLSFRARALDAAKPLPIYRNKDLPDLNDCVSINRAVPQMPTGMEKEEESEHHLQRAISAQSVFREKKENMVIPVPEAESNITYYDRLYKGELRIPKQLFHIQPLGLDNEQPDYDMDSEDETLLNRLNRKMEIKPIQFETMVDRLEKASTNQLVTITEAKLLLNEDDYLLKSVYDYWVRKRKNCQGPSLIPLIKQEKRDGSTNNDAYVAFRRRTEKMQTRKNRKNDEASYEKMLKLRREFSRTVTILEMIKRREKSKRELLHLTLEVVEKRYQMGDFTGEVLSEVTAPLAEKPVYTAPITLMNGNRHNHKAEIKAHKSGSLQHHGHHHVSVKDEDPFDFVRPKKKYARRDPLCRPGRPTKRQHIVNKADIKQYDFHSSGEEEEEDYPLSPPSEPDEENDPDGAFAFRRKAGCHYLAPIVDLSSGLLWDHPEIAGLDALRHRHSLTALSVPKRCVGLARRRVGRGGRNLLDRASSDLDIALKQLDSAVTTSSPFNRPCAPDLTDPWPSSQNHRTMPGSASSLADIVSNIQALRWRCFRPRPTQGDGSGDTRTGRSSMDTTLSGGLLVHSKRSGKGGITEEQYQVHQQALAQMQKQQLKAAPPQQPSSLSEQQNTQVHTPSFTSSKITTSGSTDCIISKTLDSASAHFAASAVISASGQVNNENKSHNTSINGVIQTLGTSRPLHSTSTSQSGTGLDRSGLTSSSGGPLLPAHSTSSSPQSLPNHRGHGSAVSPAHHHHNARPSAPSPSALKLATVAASSLDRVAMVTPASAIGSMASYSFL, translated from the exons ATGAGTAAACTATCGTTCCGAGCGCGAGCGCTAGACGCCGCCAAACCTCTCCCCATATACCGCAACAAAGACCTTCCAGACCTAAATGACTGCGTTTCGATCAACCGGGCTGTGCCGCAGATGCCTACGGGGATGGAAAAAGAAGAAGAATCG gaGCACCATCTCCAGAGGGCCATCTCTGCTCAGTCGGTTTTCAGGGAAAAGAAGGAGAACATGGTCATCCCGGTGCCGGAGGCGGAGAGCAACATCACTTACTACGACCGTCTCTATAAAGGAGAGCTCAGGATCCCCAAACAGCTCTTCCACATCCAGC CCCTGGGTCTGGATAATGAGCAGCCAGACTATGACATGGACTCAGAGGATGAGACTCTCCTCAACAGGCTCAACCGCAAGATGGAAATCAAACCCATACAGTTTGAGACCATGGTAGACAGGTTGGAGAAAGCCAGCACAAACCAG CTGGTCACTATCACAGAGGCCAAACTGCTACTGAACGAGGATGACTACCTCCTGAAGTCAGTGTACGACTACTgggtgaggaagaggaagaactgCCAAGGCCCGTCGCTCATCCCCCTCATCAAGCAGGAGAAGAGAGACGGCTCCACCAACAACGACGCCTATGTGGCCTTCAGACGGCGCACAGAGAAGATGCAGACCAGGAAG AACCGTAAGAATGACGAGGCGTCCTATGAAAAGATGCTGAAGCTCCGGAGGGAGTTCAGCCGCACGGTCACCATCCTGGAGATGataaagaggagggagaagagcaagagagagctgcTGCACCTCACACTGGAGGTGGTGGAGAAAAG ATATCAGATGGGTGACTTTACGGGTGAAGTCCTCAGTGAGGTGACGGCCCCTCTGGCTGAGAAGCCCGTCTACACTGCTCCAATCACTCTAATGAACGGGAACCGCCATAACCATAAAGCTGAGATCAAG GCGCACAAATCCGGTAGTCTCCAGCACCATGGGCACCACCACGTCTCGGTGAAGGACGAGGATCCCTTTGACTTTGTCAGACCAAAGAAGAAGTACGCCAGGCGGGACCCCTTGTGCCGCCCTGGCAGGCCCACCAAGCGCCAGCACATCGTTAACAAGGCTGATATTAAACAGTATGACTTCCACagctctggagaggaggaggaggaggactaccCACTG TCTCCACCATCAGAACCAGATGAGGAGAATGATCCAGATGGTGCATTTGCCTTCAGAAGGAAAGCAGGCTGTCATTACCTTGCT CCCATTGTGGACCTGAGCTCTGGCCTTCTGTGGGATCACCCTGAGATAGCAGGGCTGGATGCCCTGCGACACCGTCACTCCCTTACTGCCCTCTCTGTACCCAAACGCTGTGTGGGACTGGCACGCAGAAGGGTGGGGCGAGGTGGCAG GAACCTGTTGGATCGGGCTTCATCAGACCTGGACATCGCATTAAAGCAGCTGGACTCAGCCGTCACCACATCCTCCCCCTTCAACAGGCCTTGTGCTCCAGACCTTACTGATCCCTGGCCTTCCTCACAGAACCACAGAACTATGCCTGGCTCTGCCTCGTCACTGGCAGACATCGTGAGCAACATCCAGGCTCTGAGGTGGCGCTGTTTCAGACCTAGGCCCACCCAGGGTGACGGCAGTGGTGACACGAGGACGGGCAGATCTTCCATGGATACCACGTTGTCTGGAGGGCTGTTGGTTCACTCCAAGAGAAGTGGCAAAG gaggcatcacagaggAGCAGTACCAGGTCCATCAGCAGGCTCTGGCCCAGATGCAGAAACAGCAGCTGAAAGCTGCTCCTCCCCAGCAGCCTTCCTCACTGTCAGAGCAACaaaacacacaagtacacacaccgTCTTTCACCTCTTCAAAGATAACT ACTTCTGGCTCCACTGATTGCATCATATCGAAGACTCTGGACTCGGCTAGCGCCCATTTTGCGGCATCAGCTGTCATCAGTGCATCAGGCCAGGTCAACAATGAGAACAAATCACACAATACCAGCATCAATGGGGTCATCCAGACTTTGG GGACCTCCAGACCTCTTCACTCCACCAGCACATCCCAGAGCGGCACAGGGTTGGACAGGTCAGGTCTTACCTCCTCCAGCGGAGGCCCTCTGCTACCTGcccactccacctcctcctcgCCTCAGTCTCTGCCCAACCACCGAGGCCACGGCAGTGCTGTCTCCCCTGCCCATCACCACCACAACGCCAGACCCTCTGCCCCCTCGCCGTCTGCCTTA